In Bacillus toyonensis BCT-7112, a single window of DNA contains:
- a CDS encoding flagellar motor switch protein, producing the protein MPEQHTNGETSTIVLEKENEHLTPQECDILGEIANISFGSASTVLSTILNRQVNITAPRVELVDLYDTSDVEVPHVVLNIHFTKGLDMENLLVLKQDVALSIADLMMMGTGEVEEGKELGELELSAVQEAMNQMMGFAATSMSEFFQDTVDMSPPTIKVVKLSEEMEKISEITGNNTIVKVSFDLKIDNLVNSKLVQIVSVEHAKRMINKLLQLSGEVEERDEPAELVETEIVEEHVEKEHLTQEEKDVLGEIANISIGSASTVLSTLLNQPVTISTPNVEAINVRHYDGVPVPFVILNVDFVEGLKNENVFVFTKDVALTMVDLMMMGTGEVDPEKELSELELSGIKEIMNQMMGHAATAMSEMFQEKMDMTPPNVKFVTLKEEMEYLGESMEVDELVQITFNLEIGDLLQSKMYQILPISEAKEMVRRLLYPMVEEQEEIVPEEIEEEEIAAPVVQPIEFKEVKQIEPVYMDTSILQNVEMNVKFVFGSTVKTIQDILSLQENEAVVLDEDIDEPIRIYVNDVLVAYGELVNVDGFFGVKVTKSL; encoded by the coding sequence ATGCCTGAGCAACACACAAACGGGGAAACGAGCACAATTGTGCTAGAAAAAGAAAATGAGCATTTAACACCTCAAGAATGCGATATTCTTGGCGAAATCGCAAATATATCATTTGGTTCAGCTTCGACTGTATTATCAACAATTTTAAATAGGCAAGTAAACATTACTGCTCCTCGTGTAGAATTGGTAGATTTATATGATACAAGTGATGTTGAAGTTCCACATGTTGTGTTAAATATTCATTTTACAAAAGGATTAGATATGGAAAACCTTCTTGTTCTTAAGCAAGATGTTGCACTATCAATTGCTGATTTAATGATGATGGGGACAGGTGAAGTGGAAGAAGGAAAAGAACTTGGTGAATTAGAGCTAAGTGCTGTACAAGAAGCGATGAATCAAATGATGGGATTCGCAGCTACATCTATGTCGGAATTCTTCCAAGATACAGTAGATATGTCTCCGCCGACAATTAAAGTCGTAAAGCTATCAGAAGAGATGGAGAAAATCTCTGAAATAACTGGAAATAACACAATAGTTAAAGTATCGTTCGATCTAAAAATAGATAATCTTGTAAACTCTAAACTTGTACAAATTGTTTCGGTGGAACATGCGAAACGAATGATAAATAAATTACTGCAATTATCTGGTGAAGTAGAAGAAAGAGATGAACCGGCGGAACTGGTTGAAACTGAGATTGTAGAGGAACATGTTGAAAAAGAGCATTTAACACAAGAAGAGAAAGATGTACTCGGTGAAATTGCGAACATTTCAATCGGTTCAGCTTCAACGGTATTATCAACGCTTTTAAATCAGCCAGTCACGATTAGTACACCAAATGTAGAGGCGATTAATGTTCGTCATTATGATGGAGTACCAGTGCCATTTGTCATTTTAAATGTCGACTTTGTTGAAGGGCTAAAGAATGAGAACGTATTCGTATTTACGAAAGATGTTGCCTTAACAATGGTAGATTTAATGATGATGGGAACAGGGGAAGTTGATCCGGAAAAAGAGCTTAGTGAATTAGAACTAAGCGGTATTAAAGAGATCATGAACCAAATGATGGGGCATGCTGCAACAGCGATGTCGGAAATGTTTCAAGAAAAAATGGACATGACGCCGCCAAATGTCAAATTTGTAACGTTAAAAGAAGAAATGGAATACTTGGGAGAGTCAATGGAAGTGGACGAACTCGTTCAAATTACGTTCAATCTTGAAATTGGCGATCTTCTTCAATCGAAAATGTATCAAATTTTACCCATTTCCGAAGCGAAAGAAATGGTAAGAAGACTTCTGTATCCAATGGTGGAGGAGCAAGAAGAGATTGTCCCGGAAGAAATTGAAGAGGAAGAAATTGCGGCACCAGTTGTACAACCTATTGAATTTAAAGAAGTAAAACAGATTGAACCAGTATATATGGATACATCCATTCTACAAAATGTAGAAATGAATGTGAAATTTGTATTTGGAAGTACTGTGAAAACCATTCAAGATATATTAAGTTTACAAGAAAATGAAGCGGTTGTACTAGATGAAGATATTGATGAACCGATTCGAATTTATGTGAATGATGTATTAGTGGCATATGGTGAACTTGTAAATGTAGATGGGTTTTTCGGAGTAAAAGTGACGAAATCGCTATAA